AGGTATAGCCGGCATCGATCGGAAGGCTTGCCGAATCCGTTAAACGGAAAGTAGAAATCTAAATGCTGCTACCGCGTCCGTTTCTTCTTCTTTACGGAGGCAGCTTTTAAGGTCTTTCTGCTTTGACTTTTCAATTTTCCGGAGGCGGAAGCGTAAAAGAAAAATTCCACAGGCTTGCCTAAAAACCTACTTAATTCTAACAACTCCAAGACATCTACTCGTCTTTGACAGGATTCGATCTTGGAAACCAAGGATTGCTTTATGCCTAGCGCTTGAGCTACATCCTCTTGAGTCAGTTCCGCCGAAATACGTGCTTGTCGCACTTTATCTATGATCCGGCGATATTCGTCGCTATATATAGTCTTACTCAAAGTTCTCCCATTTTACTTCTATTTTCTTTATATACCAAATCGGAATAGGGAAAAATTCGTTGATAAACGAAAAGGACAAAATCAGATCCGATTGACAAATATCTTGTTTTGAAAATGTAAAAGAAATTTACTTCGGCCGGAAATTTTACGAGGGCGCGGAATTTCCGAAAACAGGATGAGATTCCGTGGTCCGGAAAGTAGGATATCAAATTGAGTTTTTAGGCGGAAATTGTCCGTAAACGAACTAGGTTCGAGACCAAGCTACTTCTTTTTCGGAACTGCGGCTTTTAAGGTTCTTTTTTTGGGACGATCCGTCTCGTCAAACCGGAAAAAGAAATCCACAGGTTTTCGGTATAATTTGGCGAACGTCCAAAATTCGATCACGTCTATTCTCCGATCGCCCGATTCGATTTTAGATATATAGGATTGCGGCTCGCCGAGAGCATTGGCAACTTCGACTTGCGTGTATCCGGCTTCCTTCCTGGCCCGCTTTAAAAGCCTTTGGAAAGAACGATATTCCTCAGTATAGATTGTTTTCGCCAAAACATAAATATTCTACTTTCCAAACCGGTATATACCAAATCAGGATATGAAGATTCCGGAATCCTGCTTGCTCCCGAAATAGATCCGTTTTTTCTACGGTCATGCCTCAAACTTTTTCCATCGGTATGCTCCTTTTCCCGGATTTGACTCATCTGGATCTTACGGGACCCCACGAAGTATTTTCTAGAATACCCAATACGAAACTTTCTCTCGTTGCAGAAGCGGTGGTTCCGATTTTGGCCGAGCGGGGACTCGCGATCTTGCCGGACCTTCCCCTTCAAGATTCGCCGAAATTCGACCTAGTTTTCGTTCCGGGTGGAACCGGGATAAATGCCGTCATGGAGAATGAAAAAATCCTTTCTTGGCTTACGAACCAAGCGAAGTCCGCGAAGTACATAACCTCGGTTTGTACGGGTTCTCTGGCGCTGGCGGCTGCCGGACTTCTGGACGGATTTTCCGCTACCACTCATTGGTTGTCGCTGGATATCCTACGGCTCTTTCCCGGTATCAACGTTAAGGAAGACAGAATCGTGCGGGATGGAAATCGTATTACGGGCGGCGGAGTGACTGCCGGAATCGACTTTGCCCTTAGTGTCGCCGCCGATCTGAACGGGGCCAACATCGCACAAGAAATTCAACTCATGCTCGAGTATGACCCCAGTCCTCCTTTTAACACGGGCCATCCAAGATCCGCGCCTAGAGAAATTCTAAATTCTGTCGCATCGAGTCGGAGAGAGGCTCAAATCAAACGAAAGGAAATCGCGGTCCGCGCGATTGAGCGACTCAAATCCTAAAAATGGAGCCGCTAACTTTCCGGGTTTTTATTTCCGTCTAAACCCTTTAATAAATCCACGAGTTCTCCTAAATGCCTAAGATCGCCTTTCTCGTTCTTATGAAAGGAAGTCCAACCCAATTCCCTTGTTGGAGTAATGTCCAACTCGACTTTGTCCCCGCAATAGAATAATTTCTCCGGGGGTAGACCGACCGTCTCGGAAGCCGCCTGAAAAATTCGGTGGGACGGTTTCTCGAATCCGAATTCGGCGGATACAAAAATGGGATTAAAATAGGAAAGAACCCCTACACTATTCAACAAGTCCCGCAAACGGTGATCCCAATTCGAAATAATTCCGAGTCCATATCCGGATTTCTTTATGAACGAAAGTAAATGCGGAAATCCGGGATCGATTTCCCAAACGGACGGATCATCGAATTTTTGGAATATGGAAAGGAAGATCGGATCCGGATCCAAATTCGAGCCGATCTCTTTCAAAAAAATCCCGAGCAAATCCCTCCACCAACCTTCGCTTCCTCCGGAATGAGCGTGAAATTTATCGCGATGTTCGGGAAGAGGCTCCTTCGTTAATTCGGAGTAAGCCTTGCGAAACGCCCGCTCCAAAGAACCCGAGGGCCGATTTGCGTCGGTAAGCCCGAAATTTTTCAGCACGTCGAAGTATATTTCTCCCGCCGGTTTTTTCATCGTGAGGAGAGTGTCCCCGACATCCAGGAAAAGAAATCGATCGGAATTTAAAGATATTTGCATTCTATTAACATTCAAGAATAGGAGAATTCAGATCCCGAAATCCACGATACCTTTTTTCCGTATCAAGCTCCATTTCGTAAAAACAATCTTTCAGTCATTAGACTATTCGATAAACGTTAACTTCCCGATTACGGGTGAGACGGTTGATGCCCCGGTTGAATGGCCAATTTGGTTTCATCGGCTCCGTCCTTCAGTTTCGGATCCAAAGACGATTTACGTGCCAGCTTCAGTTCTCTCAGAACCGCTTCCTCCTTTTCCCGAGCCACTAGTTTATCCCGGGATTGTACGGAAGCTTTGACCGATTCCAATACGGATGCAAGAAGGACCTCGGAGGGTTTATCCCAAATCGCGGAAGTGATTACTACGACGATTTTTCGATGAGGAATCACGTAGATGAATTGTCCGCCCTTTCCGGTGGCCATGAACGTCGACTTCCCCTCGAATTCATGAAGCCACCAATGCAATCCGTACCGGTGCTCTACACCCGGCTCCAGAGTCCAAGCGATCCATTCAGGACGTAAAATCTGTTTTCCGTGCCACTTGCCGCCTTCTAAATAGAGTTGCCCCAGTTTGGCCATGTCGATCGCTCTCAGTCTAAGGCCGAATCCTCCGGTTTGCCGTCCCGAGGAGGCCGTATACCATTCCTCTCCCCGAATTCCTAACCAGGAAAAAGCGGTATTCTTTGCGTATTCGTATAGGCTCTTACCCGATTTTGCTTCCAAATAACCCGCGGCCAGCTGCGAATCTCCGTTGGAATATTCGAATTTCGTGCCGGGTGGCGATGATAAGGACGGTTCCCAAGCGACTGCTAACGGATCGGCATCCGTTCGAATCTCTTCTTTCTTCGGAAAGGAATCCCAGCCCATTCCCGAACTCATCCGAAGCGCGTCCTTTAATCGGATGGATTCCTTTCCCGCCAGCTCGGATGGAAGAATTCCAGGAAGGTTTTCTTCCGCCCTTGCCAAACTTTCATCCAGATTCACCCCGCAAGAGTTGCTGTAGCAAATACCAAGTAAAAGAGAGAGCATGGACTTGGTGACCGAATACATATTATGATTATGATTTCGAGATATTCCACCTGCGTATCTTTCCCAAATAAGATTTCCGTCTTTGAGAATTAGCAAGGAGCGAACCTCTGTTTTTTCCTTTCTCAACTTTTGGGAATATTCGACTAAAGGTTTGGAATCCATTCCGGCTTCCTCGGGAAAATGAACCGGGAATCCCTCTGCCGGAGTTCTATCCAATGTTCCGGGATGTTCCCAAGTAACTCCATCGGGAAGCTTGACCCATCCCCAAGCAAGGGCGCTACAATTCGAAAAAGCGATAAGAGAAACTATCGTTATAAAAATCTTAAAACGCAAAATCGAATTCCATCCTTACTTTTTCCAAAATGTATCTTTCGGAGATCCTAACGAAAGACCTTTCAAGTTGCAATCCAATTGGACGGATCGTCGGGAAATATTTTTCCAAAATTTTTCCGGGAAAAACCGAGAAAGTCGAAGCCTCCGATTGTTTAACTAAATGTCCCATTGCGGTCTCTAACGAGGGGAAGGCGAAAAGTTGCGAGCGATTAGAATTCGTCCCGCTAAAATATTCCCTCAATCCTTTAGACCGTCGATCCGTTCCGTTGATAATTTTCTTTTCGGAAGAGTAAGTCCGATCTTTTAGTCGTATTAAACGAATCTTTTCTTGCAGGAAGCGAAATAGTTTAGAGTCTGGAGTCATGTCTTCCTCATTCTCGCTCAAGGGTAAGAGAGTGTTTCTCCTCGCGGCTTTTCTTTTCTCGCTTTCTCACTGTTTTTTCGCCGTTGATTGGAGCCGAGGTGCGGGGCCGAAAGGAAAAGAAAGAGCCGTCCTACAAGACGTTCCCGATACGGACGAGGCCAATCTTTCGCACGAAGAACTGAAGAGAGCCGGTAAGAAGCCGATCTTTAAGAGCGAAGAGGAAAGGCGATTATTCGAAGTTATGTCCGCTGAAGGCGGCGATTCTAAAACCGCAAAAAATTGCACGGTCCTCTATAATAGCTGCAAAGATAAATGCTGGAAGGAATTTCCGATCCCCAGCGTCGAAACCGTTTTTACCGCGATCAGCGTGGATAGAAAAAGATGGAACTGCGTAGGAACATGCCAGAACGTTTGCAACCACTTTGATCCTGCCTCCTCGGGCGGCTCCATGCCGAACTCGGGAAAGGGAAATTACGCCAATCCGAATGCGCCTAGATATTGATCGGCCCACCTTACTTTAATCGTTTTTAAACCTTCACTCGATCCCCTTGAGAAAGAGTGGACAAACTTGGGCGAGAGCGTAATTTCCTTCCTTTCGGAGGAAAGAATGTCATCCCAAGAAATTCTCGTTTTTACTACGCTCGCTGACCGTGATTTGGCCGAAGAGTATATCGCAGAAATGCTCCAACAAGGAATTATCGTCAGCGGCACGATTTTTCCGGAAGTCGCACTTCTTTATCAATGGGAAGGGAAACTAACGATCGATTCGGAAAATAAACTTCTTTTAAAAGCTAAGGCGGAACATTATCCCGCGATCGAAGAATTCATTATGAAAAAACATCCTTATTTGGCTCCCGAAATCATACGCTTGGACGTTAGCTTCGGTTCCGATAAGTTTAAATCTTTTATAAAAGAAAAAATCGCCAAAGGCGGTTGAGCCTCCGATAAATCCAAGGAGCAGAGCACTTCGCGAATCCTCTAGGATTATTCGAATTTGATCAAAAAGGAATCTTCGGTTCCGCCGGAATCCGATTGGCCGAATAAGGAAGCGCCGGTATAACCGGTTCCAAACAAGTTTCCGGGGAAATCGACGGAAATACCGGTGGCATTCGTATTCGCTCCGGCGCCTAAAAGTTTTATCCGCTTTATGAACGATACCGAATCATTGGAATATCGCAAGTATATAGCGAAAAAAATTAAATAGCGAATCCGGCTTAACGAAAATTGCAAAAGCAATTCCGGCCAACGCTCCGTAAAGATGCGCATCGTGA
The Leptospira inadai serovar Lyme str. 10 genome window above contains:
- a CDS encoding helix-turn-helix domain-containing protein gives rise to the protein MSKTIYSDEYRRIIDKVRQARISAELTQEDVAQALGIKQSLVSKIESCQRRVDVLELLELSRFLGKPVEFFFYASASGKLKSQSRKTLKAASVKKKKRTR
- a CDS encoding helix-turn-helix domain-containing protein, whose amino-acid sequence is MAKTIYTEEYRSFQRLLKRARKEAGYTQVEVANALGEPQSYISKIESGDRRIDVIEFWTFAKLYRKPVDFFFRFDETDRPKKRTLKAAVPKKK
- a CDS encoding DJ-1/PfpI family protein; this translates as MPQTFSIGMLLFPDLTHLDLTGPHEVFSRIPNTKLSLVAEAVVPILAERGLAILPDLPLQDSPKFDLVFVPGGTGINAVMENEKILSWLTNQAKSAKYITSVCTGSLALAAAGLLDGFSATTHWLSLDILRLFPGINVKEDRIVRDGNRITGGGVTAGIDFALSVAADLNGANIAQEIQLMLEYDPSPPFNTGHPRSAPREILNSVASSRREAQIKRKEIAVRAIERLKS
- a CDS encoding HAD-IA family hydrolase; this translates as MQISLNSDRFLFLDVGDTLLTMKKPAGEIYFDVLKNFGLTDANRPSGSLERAFRKAYSELTKEPLPEHRDKFHAHSGGSEGWWRDLLGIFLKEIGSNLDPDPIFLSIFQKFDDPSVWEIDPGFPHLLSFIKKSGYGLGIISNWDHRLRDLLNSVGVLSYFNPIFVSAEFGFEKPSHRIFQAASETVGLPPEKLFYCGDKVELDITPTRELGWTSFHKNEKGDLRHLGELVDLLKGLDGNKNPES
- a CDS encoding serine hydrolase domain-containing protein: MRFKIFITIVSLIAFSNCSALAWGWVKLPDGVTWEHPGTLDRTPAEGFPVHFPEEAGMDSKPLVEYSQKLRKEKTEVRSLLILKDGNLIWERYAGGISRNHNHNMYSVTKSMLSLLLGICYSNSCGVNLDESLARAEENLPGILPSELAGKESIRLKDALRMSSGMGWDSFPKKEEIRTDADPLAVAWEPSLSSPPGTKFEYSNGDSQLAAGYLEAKSGKSLYEYAKNTAFSWLGIRGEEWYTASSGRQTGGFGLRLRAIDMAKLGQLYLEGGKWHGKQILRPEWIAWTLEPGVEHRYGLHWWLHEFEGKSTFMATGKGGQFIYVIPHRKIVVVITSAIWDKPSEVLLASVLESVKASVQSRDKLVAREKEEAVLRELKLARKSSLDPKLKDGADETKLAIQPGHQPSHP
- a CDS encoding LIC_10730 family protein, producing MSSSFSLKGKRVFLLAAFLFSLSHCFFAVDWSRGAGPKGKERAVLQDVPDTDEANLSHEELKRAGKKPIFKSEEERRLFEVMSAEGGDSKTAKNCTVLYNSCKDKCWKEFPIPSVETVFTAISVDRKRWNCVGTCQNVCNHFDPASSGGSMPNSGKGNYANPNAPRY
- the cutA gene encoding divalent-cation tolerance protein CutA, whose amino-acid sequence is MSSQEILVFTTLADRDLAEEYIAEMLQQGIIVSGTIFPEVALLYQWEGKLTIDSENKLLLKAKAEHYPAIEEFIMKKHPYLAPEIIRLDVSFGSDKFKSFIKEKIAKGG
- a CDS encoding SBBP repeat-containing protein, with amino-acid sequence MRYSNDSVSFIKRIKLLGAGANTNATGISVDFPGNLFGTGYTGASLFGQSDSGGTEDSFLIKFE